CGATGCTTCAACTGAGGGTTATTTTCTGTTTTGCATTACTTATATCTGGACGTTTGATAAATTTATATGTTCCAATTTataataagaagatcgtggacAGCCTTACTGGCGATTCTGAAACGTTCAGGTGCATAATGTCTTTCGATAAATCCTTCAAATGTACATGGAAATTGCattcataaaatatttaatcttcGTAATAGATGGGACCTCGTATTAATATACGTGGCATTCAAATTCTTACAAGGGGGAGGTACAGGTGGCATGGGAGTATTGAATAATGCCAGATCGTTCTTATGGATTCGTATACAACAGTATACtaccagagaaattgaagtggaGTTGTTCAGGTAATCGCGTAACATCCTTCTCTCAAATCTGCTCGATTCAAGCCACATTCACATTGTATTCTTATCGAAAGTATGTTTTTATAGACATTTACATAGTTTGAGTTTACGCTGGCATCTTGGAAGGAAAACGGGAGAAGTATTGAAAGCTATGGATCGTGGTACCGACTCTATAAACAATCTTCTGAATTACGTTCTCTTTTCCATTATACCGACAATCGTCGACATTCTCGTGGCCGTTATATTTTTCATAAGCGCGTTCAACCAATGGTTCGGATTAATCGTATTCGTGACTATGGCCCTCTATATAGGTAAGCACATCATTATATGTAGTATACTATACAAGTATAGTAGAAACAGTACACTTTATACAATATATGTTTATTAGCCGCAACAATCATGGTTACCGAGTGGCGTACAAAGTTCCAAAGGCGAATGAACTTGGCAGACAACGCTCAGAGAGCTCAAAGCGTTGACAGTCTACTTAATTTCGAGACGGTCAAGTACTATGGAGCAGAAATGTATGAAGTGGATAGCTTTAGGGAAACGATAGTAACGTTCCAGACAGAAGAATGGAAGTCGTTGGTtacgttaaatattttaaatacattgCAAAATGTAGTTGTTTGCAGCGGTCTGCTAGCTGGATCTCTACTTTGTTTACACATGGTCAGAACGCGCATAATGCTTTtcgtatttttcatttcaacttgAACAAGATTGATTAGACACGAATGACAAATCGACTGTTTTCAGATTGTAGCCAAACAAGGTTTAACAGTCGGTGATTACGTTTTGTTCGCGAGTTACATCATTCAACTTTACATGCCGTTAAATTGGTTTGGGACATATTACCGGTAAATAGCGATTCGATCTCTCTCGTTGAATTCACTCGTACTGTTCGCTTGAAAGTGATTTATCTTTTACAGTGCGATACAAAAGAATTTCATCGATATGGAGAATATGTTTGACCTTCTACGGGAAGAGCAGGAAGTAATCGATGCACCAGGTGCTGGACCATTGATAGTGGAGAGTGGTCAGGTGGAATTTTCGAACGTGGCATTTGGTTACAGTCCCGAGAAACTGATTTTAAAGAATGTTAGCTTCGTTGTTCCGCCAGGGAAAAGCGTTGCTCTGGTTGGACCATCCGGAGCTGGAAAATCGACTATAATACGATTGCTGTTCAGGTTCTACGATGTAGAACAAGGTGCGATTCTGATCGACGGTCAGAATATCAAAACGGTTAAGCAGGATTCGTTGAGACGCGCCATAGGTGTTGTGCCTCAAGACACAGTATTATTCAACAacactataaaatataatattcgaTACGGTCGTATCGAAGCTGTAGACGCGGACATAATCGCGGCAGCTCAAAATGCAGATATCCACGAACGGATTCTCTCGTTTCCAAGTGGTTACGAGACGCAGGTATGTGTTACTTTTTATTGAGGCATTCGATTCAGAGATTATTTGCAATTGTTGAACGACATTGTTTCATTTAAAATGCTTAGGTTGGCGAAAGGGGTCTTCGCTTGAGCGGCGGAGAGAAACAACGCATCGCTATCGCGCGAACAATATTGAAAGAACCAGTAGTTGTACTTTTAGACGAAGCAACGAGCGCGCTCGACACTCATACGGAGCGTAACATTCAAGCGGCGTTGAGTAAAGTGTGCGCGAATCGAACAACCATCATCATAGCGCATAGATTATCAACGATTATACACGTTGACGAAATCCTTGTCTTAAAGGACGGAGAAATCGTAGAAAGAGGCAAACACGAGGAGCTTATTTCTCACAACGGAATGTATCATTCCATGTGGCACGCGCAGTTACAAAACGATCAAGATGTTGCCGGCTCGTCGAATGGCGGCGTTCAACCAGAGCCCGATGTATCAACATCTTAGACACTTTGAGGGAAAGAGAAAACAGAAATTTTATTCGTTAACATATTCCTCTTTAACAAGAGAAAGCGTGTACGTGTTTCTAGAGAACGACAAGAACCCTTGTTGCGTTGTGAATAATTACTTATTCACGAAAAACAAATTATGAATTTTTAGAACGGAGTAATACCGTTCTGTTTAGTTTCTATTTTCTTCACTTGTACCTATAAGAATAAAAATGTGATAGTAATTAGTCTTACGATCCCAATTAAAGACTAGCATGTTTTGCATTAATATTTTTCAGAATAAACGAAATATTTCATAAGAAAAGCTGAACTTTTTTATGGAATAGATTTAGTAAGAAAAACATGTACACATGATGCTTGCAAAATCTTTACTTTTCTACGATGTATACCGTTAGCTTTGTACGAGAAATAATACAAAACATTTTATTGTTTGTGAGTTCGGCGAGTGGACATTAGAAATTCCTAGCCTTCCGGTTCTTGCTGTCCTGCTGTCGCAGCTCTACATGCATATGCCCCGTCAGGTACCCAGCCTGATTCATCGATAGGATCTGTTACAGTCT
This genomic stretch from Lasioglossum baleicum chromosome 13, iyLasBale1, whole genome shotgun sequence harbors:
- the Hmt-1 gene encoding ABC transporter ATP-binding protein/permease Hmt-1, with translation MNTTLTYCPPNITFTEIWVDHGMSKCFMDTVNTIVISLYLLIFGTIQLWMYRKYGTETPTSLFPRNKLYTLQKVLLYFIPILSVLRIIFQGTILDDKKVYGYMILTTVLTVIIYPYSVYILKIERHKLLPGVPPRGHGIVLLGFWTLAFVVENLVFVNIEKLEWWFHLNTLTDQIEMALFVLRYVSSLAIFALGLKAPGLTVNSDPDYHTLPDGPTTRPRYYQGRPDDNSSAWKNAWYKVKVLAPFLWPKKSSMLQLRVIFCFALLISGRLINLYVPIYNKKIVDSLTGDSETFRWDLVLIYVAFKFLQGGGTGGMGVLNNARSFLWIRIQQYTTREIEVELFRHLHSLSLRWHLGRKTGEVLKAMDRGTDSINNLLNYVLFSIIPTIVDILVAVIFFISAFNQWFGLIVFVTMALYIAATIMVTEWRTKFQRRMNLADNAQRAQSVDSLLNFETVKYYGAEMYEVDSFRETIVTFQTEEWKSLVTLNILNTLQNVVVCSGLLAGSLLCLHMIVAKQGLTVGDYVLFASYIIQLYMPLNWFGTYYRAIQKNFIDMENMFDLLREEQEVIDAPGAGPLIVESGQVEFSNVAFGYSPEKLILKNVSFVVPPGKSVALVGPSGAGKSTIIRLLFRFYDVEQGAILIDGQNIKTVKQDSLRRAIGVVPQDTVLFNNTIKYNIRYGRIEAVDADIIAAAQNADIHERILSFPSGYETQVGERGLRLSGGEKQRIAIARTILKEPVVVLLDEATSALDTHTERNIQAALSKVCANRTTIIIAHRLSTIIHVDEILVLKDGEIVERGKHEELISHNGMYHSMWHAQLQNDQDVAGSSNGGVQPEPDVSTS